In one Terriglobia bacterium genomic region, the following are encoded:
- the obgE gene encoding GTPase ObgE: MFVDEAKIYIKAGDGGDGCVAFRREKYVPRGGPSGGDGGHGGSIYLEADPNDNTLLRYRYNREFKAERGRHGEGSNCSGPSGADMILKVPVGTLIFDEQTGETLADLAAPGQRFLVAQGGRGGRGNQHFAKPWHQAPREAEDGGKGEERHLRLELKLLADVGLVGFPNAGKSTLISVISAARPKIASYPFTTLQPNLGVVNADGGGGKELGRTFVVADLPGLIEGAHLGAGLGIRFLRHVERTRLLVHLIDTSEATDQDPVQAFEIICGELRAFSESLMAKPMIVVATKRDATTDTTRLEQLRDFCRARGLEFHAISAAAGEGVRELVRGIADALDKIPRTFGETPLDLPGDEVENSPVRDALPDPVKES, encoded by the coding sequence GTGTTTGTTGACGAAGCAAAAATCTACATCAAAGCCGGCGACGGCGGAGACGGCTGCGTGGCCTTCCGCCGCGAAAAATACGTGCCCCGCGGCGGCCCCTCGGGGGGCGACGGCGGGCACGGCGGCAGCATTTACCTGGAAGCCGACCCCAACGACAACACCCTGCTGCGTTACCGCTACAACCGCGAATTCAAGGCCGAGCGCGGGCGCCACGGCGAAGGTTCCAACTGCAGCGGGCCCTCCGGCGCGGACATGATTCTCAAGGTGCCCGTGGGCACGCTGATTTTCGACGAGCAGACCGGGGAGACGCTGGCGGATCTGGCGGCGCCGGGACAGCGCTTCTTAGTGGCCCAGGGCGGGCGGGGCGGGCGCGGCAACCAGCATTTCGCGAAGCCCTGGCATCAGGCGCCGCGCGAAGCGGAAGACGGCGGGAAAGGCGAAGAGCGCCACCTGCGCCTGGAATTGAAGCTGCTCGCGGACGTCGGCCTGGTGGGATTTCCGAACGCGGGCAAGTCCACGCTGATCTCGGTGATCTCCGCGGCGCGGCCGAAGATCGCCAGCTATCCGTTTACGACACTGCAGCCCAACCTCGGCGTGGTGAACGCCGACGGGGGAGGCGGCAAGGAGCTGGGACGCACATTTGTGGTCGCCGACCTGCCCGGACTGATCGAAGGAGCGCACCTGGGCGCGGGGCTGGGAATCCGCTTCCTGCGCCACGTGGAGCGCACGCGGCTGCTGGTGCACCTGATCGACACCAGCGAGGCCACGGATCAGGACCCCGTGCAGGCGTTCGAAATCATCTGCGGGGAGCTGCGGGCCTTCAGCGAATCGCTGATGGCCAAGCCCATGATCGTGGTGGCCACCAAGCGCGACGCCACCACCGACACCACGCGCCTGGAGCAACTGCGCGACTTTTGCCGCGCGCGCGGCCTGGAATTTCACGCCATTTCCGCGGCCGCCGGGGAAGGGGTGCGCGAACTGGTGCGTGGCATTGCCGACGCCCTGGACAAAATTCCGCGCACCTTCGGGGAAACGCCGCTGGACTTGCCGGGCGACGAGGTCGAAAATAGCCCCGTGCGCGACGCGCTCCCAGATCCGGTCAAAGAGAGTTGA
- the nadD gene encoding nicotinate-nucleotide adenylyltransferase, protein MCDRRAVNFTYDRKAVSPGGALTTPQAQRTAARQHPRRIAIFGGSFDPVHNGHLAIARAADRRFTFDELHFVPASRPPHKMKEHLAPFPHRFAMIALACAEHPHFVPSLAEAGDDFSAHQLYYSVDTVRHFKQLYHTPGDRLFFILGADAFLDIPTWHEYETLLGLCDFIVANRPGIRMDALRLVIPPELHGRPAARSADPPAPEQEQEAPVVARLRRTSVYLLDNVSSEVSATDVRRRCHRRQSIHGLVSARVEEYILKQGLYR, encoded by the coding sequence ATGTGTGACCGCAGAGCGGTCAACTTCACGTATGACCGCAAAGCGGTCAGCCCGGGAGGCGCGTTGACCACTCCGCAGGCGCAGCGCACTGCCGCTCGACAGCATCCCCGGCGCATCGCCATTTTCGGCGGCTCCTTCGATCCGGTGCACAACGGCCATCTGGCCATCGCGCGAGCGGCCGACCGGCGCTTCACCTTCGACGAACTGCATTTCGTTCCCGCCAGCCGGCCGCCGCACAAGATGAAGGAACACCTGGCGCCGTTTCCCCACCGTTTCGCGATGATCGCGCTGGCCTGCGCCGAGCACCCGCACTTCGTGCCCTCGCTGGCCGAAGCCGGCGACGATTTCAGCGCGCACCAGTTGTACTATTCCGTGGACACCGTGCGCCATTTCAAGCAGCTCTATCACACCCCGGGCGACCGGCTCTTTTTCATTCTGGGCGCCGACGCTTTTCTGGATATCCCCACCTGGCACGAATACGAAACGCTGCTGGGCCTTTGCGATTTCATCGTCGCCAACCGCCCGGGCATCCGCATGGACGCGCTGCGCCTGGTCATTCCCCCGGAGTTGCACGGCCGGCCGGCGGCGCGCTCCGCGGACCCGCCTGCGCCGGAGCAGGAGCAGGAAGCGCCGGTCGTGGCGCGATTGCGCCGCACCAGCGTCTATCTCCTGGACAATGTGTCCAGCGAAGTCTCCGCGACGGACGTGCGCCGGCGCTGCCACCGGCGGCAGTCCATTCATGGACTTGTTTCCGCGCGCGTCGAGGAATACATTCTCAAGCAGGGCCTGTACCGGTGA
- the rsfS gene encoding ribosome silencing factor, with protein sequence MKLESLPQSVRLAVEAAQNKKAAGIVVLDLRGLGAFTEFFVICTAFSTPQVQAVCQEVEEQLHKIGRSPAHREGRTSSEWALLDFGRFVVHVFGEQARRFYDLERLWRSAPRLEIPGEPPPHPAPGSASEELHP encoded by the coding sequence GTGAAACTCGAATCTTTGCCCCAGAGCGTGCGCCTCGCGGTGGAGGCGGCGCAGAACAAGAAAGCCGCGGGCATTGTCGTGCTCGATCTGCGAGGTCTGGGCGCATTCACGGAATTCTTCGTCATCTGCACGGCCTTCAGCACGCCGCAGGTGCAGGCGGTCTGCCAAGAGGTCGAGGAGCAGCTCCACAAAATAGGCCGCTCGCCCGCACACCGAGAAGGGCGCACCTCCTCGGAGTGGGCCCTGCTCGACTTTGGGCGCTTCGTGGTGCACGTTTTTGGCGAGCAGGCCCGCCGCTTTTATGACCTGGAGCGGCTGTGGCGCTCCGCTCCGCGCCTGGAAATTCCCGGTGAGCCGCCGCCGCATCCCGCGCCCGGCTCCGCCTCCGAGGAGCTCCACCCATGA
- a CDS encoding sigma-54 dependent transcriptional regulator, translated as MALSERLTWIAEDPASQRLLEVAKKVAEASATLLISGESGTGKDHFARYVHELGPRRDAPFLKIDCASLPPHLVESELFGHERGAFTGAVERKLGRLEMAGAGTIVLDEVAALDASAQAKLLRVLQERSFERLGGTETLHIAARLIALTNTDLPAAVAAGRFREDLYFRLNVLSIVVPPLRQRPADILPLAEHLLATLRVVHGRPGATLSEAARRLLTAYAWPGNIRELRNVLERALVFSDGGPLEPGNFPEALRAAAGSAATLSGLRSLEQIEQEAIAATLEATHYGISRAAEILGISRKTLLEKRKKYGLK; from the coding sequence ATGGCCCTCAGCGAGCGCCTGACCTGGATCGCCGAAGACCCTGCCTCGCAGCGCCTGCTGGAGGTGGCCAAGAAGGTCGCCGAGGCCTCGGCCACGCTGCTGATCAGCGGGGAAAGCGGCACGGGCAAGGATCACTTCGCGCGCTACGTGCACGAACTCGGCCCGCGGCGCGATGCGCCGTTTCTGAAAATCGACTGCGCCAGCCTGCCGCCGCACCTGGTGGAGAGCGAGCTCTTCGGGCACGAGCGCGGGGCCTTCACCGGGGCCGTCGAGCGCAAGCTGGGGCGCCTGGAGATGGCCGGCGCCGGCACCATCGTCCTCGACGAAGTGGCCGCGCTGGATGCCTCGGCCCAGGCCAAGCTCCTGCGGGTCCTGCAGGAACGCAGCTTTGAGCGCCTGGGCGGCACGGAGACGCTGCACATCGCGGCGCGCCTCATCGCCCTGACCAACACCGATCTGCCCGCGGCCGTGGCCGCCGGGCGCTTCCGGGAGGACCTCTATTTCCGGCTCAACGTGCTGAGCATTGTTGTGCCGCCGCTGCGCCAGCGCCCCGCGGACATTCTCCCGCTGGCCGAGCATCTCCTGGCCACGCTGCGCGTGGTCCACGGGCGCCCCGGCGCCACGCTCAGCGAAGCCGCGCGCCGCCTGCTCACCGCCTATGCCTGGCCCGGCAACATCCGCGAACTGCGCAACGTTCTGGAGCGCGCCCTGGTTTTTTCCGACGGCGGCCCCCTGGAACCCGGGAATTTTCCGGAAGCCCTGCGCGCCGCCGCCGGCTCGGCGGCCACTTTGAGCGGGCTGCGCTCGTTGGAGCAGATCGAGCAGGAAGCCATTGCGGCCACGCTGGAGGCCACGCACTACGGCATCTCGCGCGCCGCGGAGATTCTGGGGATCAGCCGGAAGACGCTGCTGGAGAAGCGAAAGAAGTATGGGTTGAAGTAG
- a CDS encoding 23S rRNA (pseudouridine(1915)-N(3))-methyltransferase RlmH, translating into MRIRLLMLGKTRRPELRALLEDYTKRISRHASIEAVELRDSAAALKKLDADRAATIVLLDAEGKQPASEAFAKWIGELRDRGTRELVFLCGGAEGFPEELRRRAQHKLSLSAMTFSHELARVMLAEQLYRAFAILSGGPYPK; encoded by the coding sequence ATGCGCATCCGCCTGCTTATGCTTGGCAAGACCCGCCGGCCGGAGCTGCGCGCGCTGCTCGAGGACTACACCAAGCGCATCAGCCGGCACGCGTCCATCGAGGCCGTGGAGCTGCGCGACTCCGCCGCGGCGCTGAAGAAGCTCGACGCGGACCGCGCCGCCACCATCGTCTTACTGGACGCCGAGGGAAAGCAGCCCGCCTCGGAAGCCTTTGCCAAATGGATCGGGGAGCTGCGCGACCGCGGCACCCGCGAGCTGGTCTTCCTCTGCGGCGGAGCTGAAGGTTTTCCCGAAGAGCTGCGCCGCCGCGCCCAGCACAAGCTCTCACTCAGCGCCATGACCTTCTCCCACGAGCTGGCCCGGGTCATGCTGGCCGAGCAGCTTTATCGGGCCTTTGCCATCCTCTCCGGGGGTCCGTACCCCAAGTAG
- the cobO gene encoding cob(I)yrinic acid a,c-diamide adenosyltransferase has protein sequence MPEQKGLLIVYTGPGKGKTTCALGAAFRAVGQGLRVLMVQFIKGSWHYGELDAAKMLGDDKFEIRPMGRGFIKVGGAETDPEDIRLARECWQTGREAIYSGKYDLVILDEINYVIGYKMLEAEEIVAELQGRPERIHVICTGRNAHPRLVEAADLVTEMREVKHPYTKGILAQRGIDY, from the coding sequence ATGCCGGAACAGAAGGGACTGCTGATCGTTTACACCGGGCCGGGGAAGGGCAAGACGACCTGCGCGCTGGGCGCGGCCTTCCGCGCCGTGGGGCAGGGGCTGCGAGTGCTCATGGTGCAGTTCATCAAGGGGTCCTGGCACTACGGGGAGCTGGACGCGGCCAAGATGCTGGGCGACGACAAATTCGAGATCCGGCCCATGGGCCGGGGGTTCATCAAGGTGGGCGGGGCGGAGACCGATCCGGAGGACATCCGGCTGGCGCGGGAGTGCTGGCAGACCGGGCGGGAGGCCATCTACAGCGGGAAATACGACCTGGTGATCCTGGACGAAATCAACTACGTGATCGGCTATAAGATGCTGGAAGCAGAGGAGATCGTGGCGGAGTTGCAAGGGCGGCCGGAGCGCATCCACGTGATCTGCACGGGGCGGAACGCCCATCCCAGGCTGGTGGAGGCGGCCGACCTGGTGACCGAAATGCGCGAGGTGAAACACCCCTACACCAAGGGTATACTGGCGCAGCGGGGAATCGACTATTAG
- the accD gene encoding acetyl-CoA carboxylase, carboxyltransferase subunit beta: protein MPWFKREKKSIDQATPPEERRVRTEGLWVKCESCRGIVFRKDLEENLHVCPKCQFHFKMGATKRLEMLLDSRWIEHDAGMTSTDPLKFVDTKPYAARLKDARKKLGMNDAIITAEGKLNGRPVVCCAMEFAFIGGSMGAVVGEKATRAIELAIETRQPLIIVSCSGGARMMEGTISLMQLAKVSAALARLDEARLPYISILTDPTTGGVTASFAMLGDLNIGEPGALIGFAGPRVIEQTIRQKLPEGFQRSEFLLEHGFLDAVVHRKELKSYVSTALELLMD from the coding sequence ATGCCCTGGTTCAAACGCGAAAAAAAGTCGATCGATCAGGCCACGCCGCCCGAGGAGCGCCGGGTGCGCACCGAGGGCTTGTGGGTGAAGTGCGAGTCCTGCCGCGGCATCGTCTTCCGCAAGGACCTCGAGGAAAACCTGCACGTCTGCCCGAAGTGCCAGTTCCACTTCAAGATGGGGGCCACGAAGCGCCTGGAGATGCTCCTCGACAGCCGCTGGATCGAACACGACGCCGGAATGACCTCCACCGACCCGCTCAAGTTCGTGGACACCAAGCCGTACGCCGCGCGGCTCAAGGACGCCCGCAAGAAGCTGGGAATGAACGACGCCATTATCACCGCGGAGGGCAAGCTCAACGGGCGGCCGGTGGTGTGCTGCGCCATGGAATTCGCGTTTATCGGGGGTTCGATGGGCGCGGTGGTGGGCGAGAAGGCCACGCGGGCCATTGAACTGGCCATCGAGACGCGCCAGCCGCTCATCATCGTTTCCTGCTCCGGCGGGGCGCGCATGATGGAAGGCACGATCAGCCTGATGCAGCTGGCCAAGGTTTCCGCGGCGCTGGCGCGGCTGGACGAGGCTCGCCTGCCGTATATTTCGATTCTCACCGACCCCACCACCGGAGGCGTCACCGCGAGCTTCGCCATGCTCGGGGACCTGAACATCGGTGAACCCGGCGCGCTCATCGGGTTTGCCGGGCCACGGGTGATCGAGCAGACCATCCGCCAGAAGCTTCCCGAGGGCTTCCAGCGCTCGGAGTTCCTCCTCGAACATGGCTTCCTTGATGCCGTGGTGCACCGCAAAGAGCTGAAGAGCTACGTCAGCACCGCCCTCGAACTGTTGATGGATTAG
- a CDS encoding bifunctional folylpolyglutamate synthase/dihydrofolate synthase — MNYADAVRYLLSLGRELAAPTQAAAAKFDLENITRLAERLGRPDRAYPSAHIAGTNGKGSTAAFLEAILRRAGLRTGLYTSPHLEKINERIRLSGEELCDEAFAAAFTRLYPLIEELLASGRLRAHPTYFECLTAMALEVFAREHVEFAVFETGLGGRLDATNILTPAVALVTRIDFDHENYLGHSLAEIAAEKAGILKAGVPVVVAPQPPEARAVILRRAGELGCPVVETAEAFHVEREWLENGRARALVTETASGGKFEMAPRLPGRFQLQNALSAVAAARLLQARGLRIPDEALAGGIAAAQWPGRLEQLQSRPDVYLDGAHNPGAARELAAFWEENFAGRRIWLVYGALRDKAVDEIAGLLFPRAAHVLLTEPRTARALSARRLAELTAHHAAEVQVVPDAEAALERALAGAAPEDAVFLTGSLYLVGQIRQFWKNRADVAVR, encoded by the coding sequence ATGAACTACGCCGACGCCGTCCGCTATCTCCTTTCTTTGGGACGGGAGCTGGCCGCGCCGACGCAGGCCGCGGCGGCGAAATTCGACCTGGAGAACATCACCCGCCTCGCCGAGCGCCTGGGGCGCCCCGATCGCGCCTATCCCAGCGCGCACATCGCGGGGACCAACGGCAAGGGTTCGACCGCCGCGTTCCTCGAAGCGATCCTGCGCCGCGCCGGCCTGCGCACCGGACTGTACACCTCGCCGCACCTGGAAAAGATCAACGAGCGCATTCGCCTCTCCGGGGAAGAGCTCTGCGACGAGGCCTTTGCCGCGGCCTTCACGCGCCTCTATCCGCTCATCGAGGAGCTGCTGGCCTCCGGGAGGCTGCGCGCCCACCCCACCTATTTCGAATGCCTCACGGCCATGGCCTTGGAAGTCTTCGCCAGGGAGCACGTGGAGTTCGCAGTCTTCGAAACCGGCCTGGGCGGCCGGCTGGATGCCACCAACATCCTCACGCCGGCGGTGGCGCTCGTCACGCGCATCGATTTCGACCACGAAAACTATCTGGGGCACTCGCTCGCGGAGATCGCCGCGGAAAAAGCGGGCATCCTGAAGGCCGGCGTGCCCGTGGTGGTGGCGCCGCAGCCACCCGAGGCCCGCGCCGTGATCCTGCGCCGCGCCGGGGAGCTGGGCTGTCCGGTAGTGGAGACCGCAGAGGCGTTTCACGTGGAACGGGAATGGCTGGAAAACGGGCGCGCGCGGGCGCTGGTGACGGAGACGGCCTCCGGGGGGAAATTCGAAATGGCGCCGCGCCTGCCCGGACGTTTCCAGTTGCAGAACGCGCTGAGCGCCGTGGCCGCCGCGCGGCTGCTGCAGGCGCGCGGGTTGCGCATTCCGGACGAGGCTCTTGCCGGGGGCATCGCCGCCGCGCAATGGCCCGGGAGGCTGGAGCAACTGCAGTCGCGCCCCGATGTTTACCTGGATGGCGCGCACAATCCGGGCGCGGCGCGCGAGCTGGCCGCCTTCTGGGAGGAGAATTTCGCGGGGCGGCGCATCTGGCTGGTCTACGGGGCGCTGCGCGATAAGGCCGTGGACGAGATTGCCGGGTTGCTCTTTCCCCGCGCCGCGCATGTCCTGCTCACCGAACCGCGCACGGCGCGGGCCCTCTCCGCGCGGCGCCTGGCGGAACTCACCGCGCACCACGCGGCGGAGGTGCAGGTTGTGCCGGATGCCGAGGCGGCGTTGGAGCGCGCGCTGGCCGGCGCCGCGCCGGAGGATGCCGTTTTCCTCACCGGGTCGCTGTATCTCGTCGGGCAGATCCGGCAGTTCTGGAAGAATCGAGCGGATGTCGCGGTGCGCTGA
- the purE gene encoding 5-(carboxyamino)imidazole ribonucleotide mutase, which translates to MAESNKPLVGIIMGSQSDWETLEHTVKTLAEFGVPHEVRVISAHRAPDLLFEYASSAESRGLELIIAGAGGAAHLPGMTASKTVLPVLGVPVESKTLKGLDSLLSIAQMPAGIPVGTLSIGKAGAINAALLAAAILGAKYPEIREALRAFRAAQTQRILDHPHPAAAGPAPKTPGRTRPAAKAVARPHAKRKPA; encoded by the coding sequence ATGGCTGAAAGCAACAAGCCCCTCGTCGGCATTATCATGGGCTCGCAGTCGGACTGGGAGACGCTCGAGCACACCGTCAAAACTCTTGCCGAATTCGGCGTACCGCACGAGGTCCGTGTCATTTCCGCGCACCGCGCGCCCGACCTGCTCTTCGAATACGCCTCCTCGGCGGAATCGCGGGGCCTCGAACTGATCATCGCGGGGGCCGGCGGTGCCGCGCATCTGCCTGGCATGACTGCGTCCAAGACGGTTCTACCCGTGCTCGGCGTGCCCGTGGAATCCAAGACCCTCAAGGGGCTCGATTCGCTACTGTCCATCGCCCAGATGCCCGCAGGCATCCCTGTCGGCACGCTGTCTATCGGCAAGGCCGGAGCTATCAACGCCGCACTGCTCGCCGCCGCCATTCTCGGCGCAAAGTATCCGGAGATCCGCGAGGCGCTGCGCGCGTTCCGGGCGGCGCAGACGCAGCGCATCCTGGACCATCCCCATCCGGCCGCCGCCGGGCCAGCGCCCAAGACGCCGGGCAGGACACGGCCAGCGGCGAAGGCCGTGGCGCGGCCGCATGCGAAGAGGAAGCCCGCGTGA
- a CDS encoding 5-(carboxyamino)imidazole ribonucleotide synthase yields the protein MTIGILGGGQLGYMLALAGYPLGLHFRFLDPSPEAPVGRIAPRVTADYTDHRALEKFAHGLTLVTYEFENVPVESVRFLAERVPVYPPSAALETAQDRRSEKQLFQKLEIPTVEFAEVNSPAGLDAAVEQIGLPAVLKTCRMGYDGKGQWILRGLEDVAGAKAEIPGEPLLLEKFTPFTREVSLLAVRSTKGETAFYPLVENHHRGGILRLSLAPAPRLTAALQRAAEDYARRILEALGYAGVLAIEFFECEGRLLANEMAPRVHNSGHWTIEGAAASQFENHVRAILGLPLGSTAAPGVSAMLNLIGEVPEPAEVLAVPDAHLHLYGKTPRPGRKLGHVTLRAASAPELAARLAALPAFFHRPEFCLEAMPRHSAPRSARSN from the coding sequence GTGACGATTGGCATCCTCGGCGGCGGACAGCTTGGCTACATGCTCGCTCTCGCGGGTTACCCCCTGGGCCTGCATTTCCGTTTTCTCGATCCCTCGCCGGAAGCCCCGGTGGGGCGCATCGCGCCGCGCGTCACCGCAGACTATACGGACCACCGGGCGCTGGAAAAATTCGCCCACGGCCTGACGCTGGTCACCTACGAATTTGAAAACGTGCCGGTGGAATCGGTGCGCTTCCTTGCCGAACGCGTCCCGGTCTATCCCCCGTCCGCGGCGCTGGAGACCGCGCAGGACCGGCGCAGCGAAAAACAGCTCTTTCAGAAGCTGGAGATTCCCACGGTGGAGTTCGCCGAAGTGAATTCACCCGCGGGGCTCGACGCGGCCGTGGAGCAGATCGGCCTGCCCGCGGTGCTGAAGACCTGCCGCATGGGCTACGACGGGAAAGGGCAGTGGATCTTGCGCGGGCTCGAGGATGTGGCCGGGGCCAAGGCGGAAATTCCCGGCGAGCCGCTGCTGCTGGAAAAGTTCACGCCCTTCACCCGCGAGGTTTCGCTTCTCGCCGTGCGCTCCACGAAGGGCGAGACGGCCTTCTACCCGCTGGTAGAGAATCACCATCGCGGGGGCATCCTGCGGCTTTCGCTGGCGCCCGCGCCGCGCCTGACGGCCGCTCTGCAGCGCGCCGCCGAGGACTATGCGCGGCGCATCCTGGAAGCTCTCGGCTATGCCGGAGTGCTGGCCATCGAGTTTTTCGAATGCGAGGGCCGCCTGCTGGCCAACGAAATGGCTCCGCGCGTGCACAATTCCGGGCACTGGACGATCGAAGGCGCGGCGGCAAGCCAGTTCGAAAATCATGTGCGCGCAATCCTGGGGCTGCCGCTGGGCTCGACCGCCGCGCCGGGCGTTTCGGCCATGCTCAATCTGATCGGCGAGGTGCCGGAGCCCGCCGAGGTCCTCGCCGTGCCCGACGCGCACCTGCATCTCTACGGCAAGACGCCGCGGCCCGGGCGCAAATTGGGGCACGTCACGCTGCGCGCGGCCTCCGCGCCGGAGCTGGCGGCGCGGCTCGCCGCTTTGCCGGCGTTTTTCCACCGGCCGGAGTTCTGCTTGGAGGCCATGCCCCGGCACTCGGCTCCGCGCAGTGCCAGAAGTAATTGA
- a CDS encoding gamma-glutamyl-gamma-aminobutyrate hydrolase family protein (Members of this family of hydrolases with an active site Cys residue belong to MEROPS family C26.) has protein sequence MSPAVTQENNNLCDREAVNHFRDREAVNTNRPGPDSSRPRVGVPWRTSQEEAAGNHPKIANYLRAVQEAGGVPVLLSLQDPQKLQRELPGLDAFVLPGSPSDVEPARYGAANRGHSAEPDAQREATDTAILQHAFAAKKPVLAICYGCQLLNVYLGGTLIQDISSELATSTAHRKTDVVLSDRKADVVLGDRKAVDVPPPEDDPRHAAAFEAGSRLAALAGGERAEINSSHHQAIAAPGKNLRVTARAPDGIIEGVEWTGDSNWVVGVQWHPERMAGDPLAERLFRDFVAAAVKRPCSAGH, from the coding sequence ATGTCCCCTGCCGTGACGCAAGAGAACAATAACTTGTGCGACCGCGAAGCGGTCAACCATTTCCGTGACCGCGAAGCGGTCAACACCAACCGGCCGGGCCCTGATTCCTCCCGGCCGCGTGTCGGCGTCCCCTGGCGCACCAGCCAGGAGGAAGCCGCCGGCAATCATCCTAAGATCGCGAATTATCTTCGTGCGGTGCAAGAAGCGGGCGGCGTCCCCGTGCTGCTTTCGCTGCAGGATCCGCAGAAGCTGCAGCGGGAGTTGCCGGGGCTCGATGCGTTCGTGCTTCCCGGCAGTCCCAGCGACGTGGAACCGGCGCGGTACGGGGCGGCGAACCGGGGCCACTCCGCGGAGCCCGACGCCCAGCGCGAAGCCACCGACACGGCCATCCTGCAGCACGCGTTTGCGGCGAAGAAGCCGGTGCTGGCCATCTGTTATGGCTGCCAGCTTCTGAACGTTTATCTCGGAGGCACGCTGATTCAGGACATTTCCAGCGAGCTGGCCACGAGCACGGCGCACCGCAAGACGGACGTTGTTTTGAGCGACCGCAAAGCGGATGTTGTTTTGGGCGACCGCAAAGCGGTCGACGTGCCGCCGCCGGAGGACGACCCGCGCCACGCGGCGGCGTTCGAAGCGGGCAGCCGCCTGGCGGCGCTAGCCGGCGGGGAGCGCGCAGAGATCAACAGTTCGCACCACCAGGCGATCGCCGCGCCGGGGAAGAATCTGCGGGTCACCGCGCGCGCTCCCGACGGGATCATCGAAGGCGTGGAGTGGACGGGCGACAGCAACTGGGTGGTCGGCGTGCAATGGCACCCCGAGCGCATGGCCGGCGATCCGCTGGCCGAGCGGCTGTTTCGTGATTTCGTCGCGGCCGCCGTGAAACGGCCGTGTAGCGCCGGGCATTAG
- a CDS encoding SDR family oxidoreductase has translation MISLAGKAALITGGSRGIGAAAVKLFAQAGADVLFNYHRNKEAALQVETEARKHGTRVEAFKADCGKMLDNKKLVEQCLARLGRLDIVVANAGVWNLEDLPIEKMTEAQWDEMMRVNLKSVYSIIHYAVPHMIKQKGGRIIPISSTAGQRGEAFHTHYGASKGGIISFTKGLSTELARHNILVNCVAPGWVATDMSNPVLETKAGAKMAASVIPLGRPATAEEIAGPILFLASDLANFMTGEIINVNGGSVLCG, from the coding sequence ATGATTTCACTGGCAGGCAAGGCAGCTCTTATCACCGGCGGGTCACGCGGCATCGGCGCCGCCGCCGTCAAGCTCTTCGCGCAGGCGGGCGCGGACGTTCTCTTCAACTATCACCGCAACAAGGAGGCGGCGCTCCAGGTGGAGACCGAGGCGCGCAAGCACGGCACGCGCGTGGAAGCGTTCAAGGCCGACTGCGGCAAGATGCTGGACAATAAAAAGCTGGTGGAGCAGTGCCTGGCGCGGCTGGGGCGCCTGGACATCGTGGTGGCTAACGCCGGCGTCTGGAATCTCGAGGACCTGCCCATCGAGAAGATGACCGAGGCGCAGTGGGACGAGATGATGCGTGTCAACCTCAAGAGCGTGTATTCCATCATCCACTACGCCGTGCCGCACATGATCAAGCAGAAAGGCGGGCGCATCATCCCCATCAGCTCGACGGCCGGGCAGCGCGGGGAGGCGTTCCACACGCATTATGGGGCCTCCAAGGGCGGCATCATCAGCTTCACCAAGGGCCTGTCCACCGAGCTGGCCCGCCACAACATCCTGGTCAATTGCGTGGCCCCGGGCTGGGTGGCCACGGACATGTCCAATCCCGTCCTGGAGACCAAGGCCGGCGCCAAGATGGCGGCCAGCGTTATCCCCCTGGGCCGCCCCGCCACCGCCGAGGAGATTGCCGGACCGATTCTCTTTCTGGCCTCCGACCTGGCCAACTTCATGACCGGAGAGATCATCAATGTAAATGGAGGATCTGTCTTGTGCGGCTGA